Proteins co-encoded in one Pithys albifrons albifrons isolate INPA30051 chromosome 14, PitAlb_v1, whole genome shotgun sequence genomic window:
- the IL13RA1 gene encoding interleukin-13 receptor subunit alpha-1 isoform X1, whose amino-acid sequence MALQGAPAFRGSPALQGAPVRSRLLLAVWWAVVAGTSAGAKILPPPSNLDYSFTQMCTLNWTWNPPQNISSSCNLEYSSDIVINDVPQDRREWSKSLFRVTDAFLDEEMGFKVRSECKRDNSSEPSPWVETSLQPKGIPGTAAVDLSCVWHNLEYMVCMWHAGENASSDTNYTLLYWFDGLKNPEKCSNYSIDQGIFGCIFNLTFPKVTNTYPAISILIRGDSEEIRPVCASKNPTTLVKPATPSQVTLSKINDKIHLKWSESETFPKGCLVYEIKCRNGDSDTGRIIPSEENSVSISGIDPNSKYIFKVKAKPKPDCYSSEFYSDWSEEKSIGEKKDSTIYLVLIITIPFIVAVSTIILLVYLKRLKILILPPIPDPREILKRMFGEQNEDSQSSAKDDSMNTYDRLIIEEEIHSLVLTEASESTNSEKENK is encoded by the exons ATGGCTTTGCAGGGAGCTCCGGCTTTCCGGGGATCCCCGGCTTTGCAGGGAGCCCCGGTGCGGAGCCGCCTCCTCCTCGCCGTGTGGTGGGCGGTCGTCGCGGGCACGTCGGCAG GAGCAAAAATTCTCCCACCCCCGTCCAACTTGGACTACTCATTTACCCAAATGTGCACTCTGAACTGGACATGGAATCCACCCCAAAACATCAGCAGTAGCTGCAACCTGGAGTATTCCAGTGACATTGTCATTAATGATGTTCCTCAGGACAGGAGA GAATGGAGTAAGAGTCTCTTCCGTGTGACGGACGCGTTCTTGGATGAGGAAATGGGTTTCAAAGTGAGAAGTGAGTGCAAGCGTGATAACAGCAGTGAGCCCAGTCCATGGGTGGAGACCTCCCTTCAGCCAAAAG GTATTCCAGGTACTGCTGCTGTTGACTTGAGCTGTGTTTGGCACAATTTGGAGTACATGGTTTGTATGTGGCACGCTGGGGAGAATGCAAGTAGTGACACCAACTATACGCTGCTCTACTG GTTTGATGGTTTGAAAAACCCAGAGAAGTGTAGCAACTATTCCATAGACCAAGGAATCTTTGGATGCATTTTCAATCTTACCTTCCCAAAAGTCACCAATACTTACCCAGCGATAAGTATTTTGATTAGAGGTGACTCTGAAGAAATTAGGCCTGTGTGTGCAAGTAAAAATCCTACTACTCTTG TAAAACCTGCTACACCAAGTCAAGTGACATTGTCAAAGATTAatgataaaatacatttaaaatggaGTGAATCAGAAACCTTTCCAAAAGGTTGTTTGGTTTATGAAATTAAATGTCGCAATGGTGATTCGGACACCGGTCGGATAATTCCA tcTGAAGAGAATTCTGTGTCAATTTCTGGCATTGATCCCAATAGCAAGTACATCTTCAAAGTGAAAGCAAAGCCAAAGCCTGATTGTTACAGCAGTGAGTTCTACAGTGACTGGAGTGAAGAAAAGAGCATTG gtgaGAAGAAAGATTCTACAATCTATTTGGTTCTAATAATCACCATTCCATTTATAGTAGCAGTATCTACAATAATTCTGCTGGTTTATCTAAAAAG gCTGAAGATATTAATTCTTCCACCAATTCCAGACCCTAGAGAAATTCTTAAGCGCATGTTTGGAGAGCAGAATGAGGATTCCCAG AGCTCTGCAAAGGATGATTCCATGAATACTTATGACCGGCTAATTATAGAAGAAGAAATTCATTCCTTAGTTTTAACAGAAGCTTCAGAGAGCACtaattctgaaaaagaaaacaaataa
- the IL13RA1 gene encoding interleukin-13 receptor subunit alpha-1 isoform X2, whose translation MCTLNWTWNPPQNISSSCNLEYSSDIVINDVPQDRREWSKSLFRVTDAFLDEEMGFKVRSECKRDNSSEPSPWVETSLQPKGIPGTAAVDLSCVWHNLEYMVCMWHAGENASSDTNYTLLYWFDGLKNPEKCSNYSIDQGIFGCIFNLTFPKVTNTYPAISILIRGDSEEIRPVCASKNPTTLVKPATPSQVTLSKINDKIHLKWSESETFPKGCLVYEIKCRNGDSDTGRIIPSEENSVSISGIDPNSKYIFKVKAKPKPDCYSSEFYSDWSEEKSIGEKKDSTIYLVLIITIPFIVAVSTIILLVYLKRLKILILPPIPDPREILKRMFGEQNEDSQSSAKDDSMNTYDRLIIEEEIHSLVLTEASESTNSEKENK comes from the exons ATGTGCACTCTGAACTGGACATGGAATCCACCCCAAAACATCAGCAGTAGCTGCAACCTGGAGTATTCCAGTGACATTGTCATTAATGATGTTCCTCAGGACAGGAGA GAATGGAGTAAGAGTCTCTTCCGTGTGACGGACGCGTTCTTGGATGAGGAAATGGGTTTCAAAGTGAGAAGTGAGTGCAAGCGTGATAACAGCAGTGAGCCCAGTCCATGGGTGGAGACCTCCCTTCAGCCAAAAG GTATTCCAGGTACTGCTGCTGTTGACTTGAGCTGTGTTTGGCACAATTTGGAGTACATGGTTTGTATGTGGCACGCTGGGGAGAATGCAAGTAGTGACACCAACTATACGCTGCTCTACTG GTTTGATGGTTTGAAAAACCCAGAGAAGTGTAGCAACTATTCCATAGACCAAGGAATCTTTGGATGCATTTTCAATCTTACCTTCCCAAAAGTCACCAATACTTACCCAGCGATAAGTATTTTGATTAGAGGTGACTCTGAAGAAATTAGGCCTGTGTGTGCAAGTAAAAATCCTACTACTCTTG TAAAACCTGCTACACCAAGTCAAGTGACATTGTCAAAGATTAatgataaaatacatttaaaatggaGTGAATCAGAAACCTTTCCAAAAGGTTGTTTGGTTTATGAAATTAAATGTCGCAATGGTGATTCGGACACCGGTCGGATAATTCCA tcTGAAGAGAATTCTGTGTCAATTTCTGGCATTGATCCCAATAGCAAGTACATCTTCAAAGTGAAAGCAAAGCCAAAGCCTGATTGTTACAGCAGTGAGTTCTACAGTGACTGGAGTGAAGAAAAGAGCATTG gtgaGAAGAAAGATTCTACAATCTATTTGGTTCTAATAATCACCATTCCATTTATAGTAGCAGTATCTACAATAATTCTGCTGGTTTATCTAAAAAG gCTGAAGATATTAATTCTTCCACCAATTCCAGACCCTAGAGAAATTCTTAAGCGCATGTTTGGAGAGCAGAATGAGGATTCCCAG AGCTCTGCAAAGGATGATTCCATGAATACTTATGACCGGCTAATTATAGAAGAAGAAATTCATTCCTTAGTTTTAACAGAAGCTTCAGAGAGCACtaattctgaaaaagaaaacaaataa